A window of Heptranchias perlo isolate sHepPer1 chromosome 27, sHepPer1.hap1, whole genome shotgun sequence contains these coding sequences:
- the smim29 gene encoding small integral membrane protein 29 has translation MHNSSTTVPPIDESNAVAGFVLVPFFLLTLIGFTVAMVMYIQKRRRLDKLRHQLLPVYTYDPTEEMNEAEQELLLDSDEPKIVQSWGTSQQYKRAFFTKSMKA, from the exons ATGCATAATTCTTCAACGACCGTGCCTCCTATTGATGAAAGTAATGCAGTTGCGGGATTTGTTCTAGTGCCTTTCTTTCTTCTGACGTTAATCGGATTCACTGTTGCAATG GTGATGTATATTCAGAAGAGACGCAG GTTGGACAAGCTGCGACACCAGCTGCTGCCCGTTTATACCTATGACCCCACTGAGGAGATGAACGAAGCTGAGCAAGAGCTTCTCCTAGACAGTGACGAGCCAAAG ATTGTACAAAGCTGGGGGACATCACAACAGTATAAAagagcatttttcacaaagagtATGAAAGCATGA